Proteins co-encoded in one Quercus robur chromosome 8, dhQueRobu3.1, whole genome shotgun sequence genomic window:
- the LOC126695098 gene encoding trifunctional UDP-glucose 4,6-dehydratase/UDP-4-keto-6-deoxy-D-glucose 3,5-epimerase/UDP-4-keto-L-rhamnose-reductase RHM1, translated as MATYTPKNILITGAAGFIASHVANRLIRNYPDYKIVVLDKLDYCSNLKNLLPSKSSPNIKFVKGDIGSADLVNFLLITESIDTIMHFAAQTHVDNSFGNSFEFTKNNIYGTHVLLEACKVTGQIRRFIHVSTDEVYGETDEDAVVGNHEASQLLPTNPYSATKAGAEMLVMAYGRSYGLPVITTRGNNVYGPNQFPEKLIPKFILLAMQGKPLPIHGDGSNVRSYLYCEDVAEAFEVILHKGEVGHVYNIGTKKERRVIDVAEDICRLFSMDPEKSIKFVENRPFNDQRYFLDDQKLTILGWSEQTTWDEGLRKTMEWYINNPDWWGDVSGALLPHPRMLMMPGGIERHFDGSEEGKSASYVSNNTRMLVPPSKSIGSPRKHSLKFLIYGRTGWLGGLLGKICEKQGISFEYGRGRLEDRSSLLADIQNVKPTHVFNAAGVTGRPNVDWCESHKTETIRANVAGTLTLADVCREHGLLMMNFATGCIFEYDAAHPEGSGIGFKEEDKPNFIGSFYSKTKAMVEELLKEYDNVCTLRVRMPISSDLSNPRNFITKISRYNKVVNIPNSMTILDELLPISVEMAKRNLRGIWNFTNPGVVSHNEILEMYKQYIDPNFKWANFTLEEQAKVIVAPRSNNEMDASKLKKEFPELLSIKESLIKYVFEPNKKN; from the exons ATGGCTACTTATACCCCTAAGAACATCCTCATCACTGGGGCTGCCGGGTTCATTGCATCCCACGTTGCCAACCGACTGATCCGTAACTACCCTGACTACAAGATTGTCGTGCTTGACAAGCTTGATTATTGCTCGAATCTGAAAAACCTCCTACCCTCAAAATCATCTCCTAATATCAAGTTTGTGAAGGGGGATATTGGTAGTGCTGACCTTGTCAACTTCCTCTTAATCACTGAGTCTATTGACACGATAATGCACTTTGCTGCCCAGACCCATGTTGACAACTCATTTGGCAACAGCTTTGAGTTTACCAAGAACAATATCTATGGTACCCATGTCCTTTTGGAAGCCTGCAAGGTCACTGGCCAGATCAGGAGGTTTATCCATGTGAGTACGGATGAGGTCTATGGGGAGACAGATGAGGATGCAGTTGTGGGAAACCATGAGGCTTCTCAACTCCTCCCAACAAACCCATATTCTGCCACAAAAGCTGGAGCAGAAATGCTTGTTATGGCATATGGTAGGTCATATGGGTTACCTGTGATAACAACACGTGGGAATAACGTGTATGGACCCAATCAGTTTCCCGAAAAATTAATTCCAAAGTTCATCCTCTTGGCCATGCAAGGGAAACCTCTTCCAATTCATGGTGATGGTTCTAATGTGAGGAGTTATTTGTATTGTGAGGATGTTGCTGAGGCTTTCGAAGTCATTCTTCATAAGGGAGAGGTTGGTCATGTGTACAATATCGGGACAAAGAAGGAAAGGAGAGTTATTGATGTGGCCGAAGATATTTGTAGGCTTTTCTCGATGGACCCAGAGAAAAGCATCAAGTTTGTGGAGAACAGACCATTTAATGACCAGAGATACTTTCTAGATGATCAGAAGCTGACAATCTTGGGGTGGTCAGAGCAAACTACGTGGGACGAGGGGCTGAGAAAGACTATGGAGTGGTATATTAACAATCCTGATTGGTGGGGCGATGTCTCTGGGGCACTGCTTCCTCATCCAAGAATGCTGATGATGCCAGGTGGGATTGAGAGACACTTTGATGGGTCTGAAGAGGGCAAATCTGCATCTTATGTCTCAAATAATACCCGGATGCTGGTTCCACCTTCCAAAAGCATTGGCTCTCCTCGAAAACATTCCCTGAAGTTCTTGATCTATGGTAGGACTGGTTGGCTTGGTGGTCTGCTTGGGAAGATATGCGAGAAACAAGGGATTTCATTCGAATATGGAAGAGGGCGTCTAGAGGATCGATCATCGCTCTTGGCAGATATTCAGAATGTGAAGCCAACCCATGTTTTCAATGCTGCTGGTGTGACTGGTAGACCCAATGTAGATTGGTGTGAGTCTCACAAAACTGAAACAATTCGTGCAAATGTTGCTGGAACCTTAACCTTAGCAGATGTTTGCCGAGAGCATGGGCTATTGATGATGAATTTTGCTACAGGATGCATATTTGAGTATGATGCTGCACATCCTGAGGGTTCTGGCATTGGCTTTAAAGAGGAAGATAAACCCAATTTCATTGGTTCTTTCTATTCCAAAACCAAGGCTATG GTTGAGGAGCTGTTGAAAGAATATGACAATGTCTGCACCCTCAGAGTTCGGATGCCAATATCATCTGACCTAAGTAACCCACGGAACTTCATAACCAAGATTTCTCGTTACAACAAAGTCGTTAACATTCCAAACAGCATGACCATCTTGGATGAGCTTCTTCCCATCTCAGTTGAGATGGCGAAGCGGAACTTGAGGGGTATATGGAACTTCACAAACCCTGGGGTTGTAAGCCATAACGAGATTCTGGAGATGTACAAGCAATACATTGACCCCAACTTCAAGTGGGCTAACTTCACACTTGAGGAGCAAGCCAAGGTGATAGTGGCCCCTCGAAGCAACAATGAGATGGATGCATCAAAGTTGAAAAAAGAGTTCCCCGAGTTGCTATCTATCAAGGAGTCCCTGATTAAGTATGTATTCGaaccaaacaagaaaaactAA
- the LOC126696094 gene encoding stress protein DDR48-like has translation MIKKVEFQVLNIASCLNMLIGRPWIHDTEVIPSSLYQKVWFPYERALVTIYGDTLTVPKPIFGIDSEKEPLTLDGFEIKKPGFERREKEEEKIPMEFAPYSNNNVVAMMRRTNYLPGMNLGKTVKNPYEARTSDEEGGEATNNDDEGSNSKSDNSSDNSSNDDGDSEDDSNSESESNNSEDYDSQYSGNDWGEPSSDREDEDEGLYYEDYNDDVDYYDGDIEDDVEAEPIDMGSNAGSDQYRLVNVLGAIGEEVEKANNIDYDDYPYKRPSDWSCIIDVSSRSSP, from the exons ATGATCAAGAAGGTGGAGTTTCAAGTCCTGAACATAGCTTCATGCTTAAATATGCTCATTGGGCGACCGTGGATACATGACACAGAGGTCATACCTTCATCCTTATACCAAAAGGTCTGGTTTCCATATGAAAGAGCTCTAGTTACTATATATGGCGATACTTTGACTGTGCCAAAGCCCATTTTTGGTATTGATTCTGAGAAGGAGCCATTGACCTTGGATGGCTTTGAGATTAAGAAGCCTGGTtttgaaagaagagaaaaggaagaggagaAGATCCCTATGGAATTTGCTCCTTACAGCAACAACAATGTGGTGGCAATGATGAGGAGAACGAATTACCTTCCAGGAATGAATTTGGGGAAGACTGTAAAAAA CCCATATGAAGCAAGGACAAGTGATGAAGAAGGGGGAGAAGCCActaataatgatgatgaaggTAGCAATAGCAAGAGTGATAATAGTAGTGACAATAGCAGCAACGATGATGGAGATAGTGAGGATGATAGCAACAGTGAGAGTGAAAGCAACAATAGTGAAGACTATGATAGCCAATATAGTGGCAACGATTGGGGTGAACCCTCTAGTGatagagaagatgaagatgaagggCTTTACTATGAAGACTATAATGATGATGTAGACTACTATGATGGAGATATAGAAGATGATGTTGAAGCTGAACCTATAGACATGGGAAGCAATGCCGGAAGTGATCAATATAGGCTAGTAAATGTGCTAGGAGCTATAGGAGAGGAGGTTGAAAAAGCCAATAATATAGACTATGATGATTACCCCTATAAGCGTCCCTCAGATTGGAGCTGCATTATTGATGTTAGTTCAAGGTCCAGTCCCTGA
- the LOC126696093 gene encoding uncharacterized protein LOC126696093 — protein sequence MGALLAQYLEEYRKENVIYYISKKMLPYEKKYSPLEKTCVALVWATCKLKYYMLAFKVLLIAIMDPLKYLMEKLVQDGKMAKWVLLLSEFDIKYMTQKSVKGRAIDVHLAHYSLKEAEEIQGGFPYEDIMGIEVESWKIYFNGATNQNGSGIGVLLISPKGTHIPFSGRLNFPTSNNATEYKAFFIGLQAALGLGVKELEVYGDLV from the coding sequence ATGGGGGCTTTACTTGCTCAATATCTAGAAGAGTATAGAAAGGAAAATGTTATCTACTACATTAGCAAGAAGATGTTGCCTTATGAAAAGAAGTATTCACCACTTGAGAAGACATGTGTAGCACTTGTATGGGCAACCTGCAAACTCAAATATTACATGCTTGCTTTCAAAGTCTTGTTGATTGCAATAATGGATCCTTTAAAGTATTTGATGGAAAAGCTTGTACAAGATGGAAAGATGGCAAAATGGGTTTTGCTTCTGTCagaatttgatattaaatatatgacTCAGAAGTCTGTGAAGGGGAGGGCAATTGATGTTCACTTAGCCCACTATTCACTTAAAGAAGCTGAAGAGATCCAAGGAGGCTTTCCATATGAGGATATAATGGGGATTGAGGTAGAATCATGGAAGATATATTTCAATGGAGCAACTAATCAAAATGGAAGTGGCATTGGAGTTCTCCTAATTTCTCCAAAAGGGACACACATCCCATTCTCTGGTAGGCTCAACTTTCCTACCAGTAATAATGCCACTGAATATAAAGCTTTCTTTATAGGGTTACAAGCAGCCTTGGGTCTTGGAGTAAAAGAGTTGGAAGTATATGGTGATTTAGTTTGA